Part of the Mangifera indica cultivar Alphonso chromosome 4, CATAS_Mindica_2.1, whole genome shotgun sequence genome, TGGATGGTGAAGTCAATGGACTCAAGGCTCCACACGatttagagaagaaaaaccGGAATTGCCAGGCGAACTAGCCTCTCATGACGGAGTGTGAATCGGAAGACTTTCTTACGCGTTTATTATTGTCATCTAGACTACAGAAGACTTGACTTTAGATGATAATACATTTAAATTGGTTAGGGTGTCACTTCCATTCCGATTTTACTGAAACATGTTGTCTGAAATTTCATTTGGATTTATTTATCTTGTCCGTTTAGCTCTCATCCCTCTCAGTAACTATGCCCAAGACTCACCTCAAGATTATGTAAATGCTCATAATGGGGTTCGTTCTGAGGTGGGTGTTGCTCCTATAACTTGGAATGACACTGTAGCGGCCTATGCAAGAAACTATGCTTACCAGAGGATAGAGGATTGCACTGCTGAGTATTCAGACGGGCCTTATGGTGAGAACCTTGCTAATTGGAGTGGTTCAGGTAACTTATCGGGcaaagatattataaatatgtggGCTTCTGAAAGATTTTTCTATGATTATGATTCTAATAGCTGTACAAGAACCAAGTGTGACAATAGTTCTCACATGTATATAATGCCCTGTAGAAAAGGCAATTGTGGGAATTATACTCAGATTGTATGGCAAGATTCGCACCATCTTGGATGCGCTAAAGCTACTTGCAAAGATGGGGGGCACGTCTTTTATTGCAACTATGACCCTCCTGGAAATCTAGCCGGTCAGCGCCCTTATGATAACAATCCACCGGCTGCTCGACCTGCTCCTGTACCTGAAGCTGAAGCACCTCAGCCGGATTCGCCATCACGTTCTATTTCTCCTAATCCTCAAGCACTGACACCAAACTCTCCTTCTGTACCACCCCACAACACTGAAGACGAAACAttgattgtaattttaattgttgtaGCAAGTGTCGTCATTGTTGGCCTAGTTGTTATTTGGATTATTTTAAGATGGAAAAGGAAGCTGCATAAAAAGGAACATGTCTTTGTTGTGTCATTCGGTGATGAATTTGAAGATGGAACGGGACCTAAGAAATTTTCCTACCGTGAATTAGCTGATGCAACGAATAACTTCGGGGAGAAACTGAAGCTTGGTGAAGGTGGGTTTGGGATGGTCTATAAAGGTTTCTTAAAGAACATGAATATCTTTGTTGCCGTTAAGAAGATTTCAAGACAATCTAAACAAGGGAGCAAGGAGTATAAAACAGAGGTAAATATAATTAGCCGATTGAGACACAGAAATACGGTTAAGCTTATAGGTTGGTCGCATGAAAAAGAATTGATTCTCGTTTATGAGTTCATGCCTAATGGCAGTCTAGATTCTCATCTCTTCAAAGGAAAAAGTGTGCTACCATGGATGGTAAGATACAAAATTGTACAAGATGTAGCTTCAGCTTTGCTATACCTACACGAAGAAGGGGATCACTGCGTATTGCATAGAGATATTAAATCAAGTAACATTATGTTAGATTCAGATTTTAAAGCTAAACTTGGAGATTTCGGATTAGCTCGACTTGTTGAGCACGCAAAAGGGTCAAAAACCACTGGTTTTGCAGGAACAGTGGGTTACATGGCTCCTGAATGTCTCACAGCATTAAGCACGGCTAGTAAGCAGTCGGACATTTATAGCTTTGGAGTAGTTGTGTTGGAAGTTGCTTGTGGAAGAAGATCAATAGAGCACAACTGTGAGGAGGATCAAATTTCACTGGTTCCTTGGGTTTGGGAGTCATATGGAAATAGAAGGATTCTTGATAACGCTGACAGCAAATTGTGCATGAATTTTCATCCGGAACAAATGGAATGTTTGATGATTGTTGGGCTCTGGTGCGCACACCCAGATCGTAATCTGAGGCCATCTGTAAGACAAGTTATACAAGTTCTTAATTTTGAGTTACCATTGCCCGAACTTCCAACTAAGATGCCCGTCCCCAGGTATGATATGCCTACTGCTCCAATTGCAAGTTCAAGTAATCAGCCCTCCCAGTCTCTAACTATTCTTCGTTGATCTATATAGACTATCTTTCGACTTAATTTTATGAAGTGCTATGTATATTTTAGCACGGGAGTTTGATGTCTAACGACATAATTATTTACCTCTCCAAAATTGCAGCCAGTGGTTTCATTAAGTATAGATACCATGGATACGCAATCAATTAATAAGATAAACTCTCAACAAATTTGCCAAACGTTACTTTTAACGAGGATAACATTTCATTCCTAGTCTTATTAGACTTCTTGTTTGCCTTTTGATCTAAGATTTTAACGCAATAAATTTTAGTAGTTTAAGATATACtaggtttgtttgttttttaacttATGTATGAACTAGAACTCTTATTTGACCATACTTACTAGATGACATTTAGAGACGTGATCACTAACTAAATGAATAATGACTAACAGCGAATAAATGTCCCAAACCTAGAGGAAGCGATCTGCCAGCTTGTATTCTTTCTTCGTCTCGTGTCAATGTGGGAAAATAATACcctaaacttataaaatattaggACACGATAATTATcctgaatttaaatttgaattgtaatCAATAAGGTTGTAactttacttttatattatctaactATGAGTAAGGTTAGATTTGAGTCGAGCTTATTTGGGCCTGAGTTTGGCTTGATCGAGCTAAAATGAATTTGGCTCAAGCAAGCTCGAGTTTAATAGTTTAATAtcttcgagctcaagctcaaacttgatcTTTAGGGGTGTTCAACTCAAAAAGTTTGTATGTTTggaattttaatatgaattaattaaaacaacgtAGTTTTGATctataagaatttaaaataatgtcgttttattttgagtcaaacttgaagCTCGATTCCTCTCAAACGAGCCAAGTTCAAACACTTttgaagcaagctcaagctTAATTCCATTGAAACAAGTTGAAGCTTGACTCTATTAAagtgagcttgagcttagaTAAGCTTAAACTCAACTCTGCTCGATTCCAACCTTACCTGTGAGGCTCTTAAAAAGATTCAATCATCCTCCTTGGATATTTCTCTAAAATCAATTCATTATCAAGAAAATCTCTATTGCAAATGTTATTCATGTTCTACTAAAATGTTTTTCCAAAGCCATTAATAACATAACCATGGATATAGACTCTTAGGATAACACCCGCTTTCCAAAGTTACTATCCTCCAGAAGAAAAGGtcactaaattgactattttgtgtgtgtatttaattaaataaacaattaaacttGTAAAATAACTACAtaaacctcatttattaaattatgtaaaaataccaaaaatacctTTGTTAAGCAATAGAAAGAAGTATACAAAAGATGTCTTAACTCAAAAACATTACTAGGAAATAATAGTGTATAGTCAAATACAGAAGTGAActcatacaaataaaataaaactaataaaggCTAAATATGTAAAAAGTACATTAATGCCCTCATTGTTTTAGGCGACCACTACTTGTCCTTCAGCCATCATGATCACTTATACCTACATATATGAAAGTAGGGGAGTAAGTGataaaatactcaataagtaaGAAACTCTATTGTTACTTTATACTTAAATCCCCAAAATGCCCTCAGTCTCGACCCTTACTAACTCTGCCATCTCGAGTTGACATTAAAATCCCCTGTGGATGATAACAAGTCTTATATCTTAACTTTGTGGTCATATTGTACTTTAGAGAATATCTACGCAAT contains:
- the LOC123214016 gene encoding L-type lectin-domain containing receptor kinase IX.1-like translates to MLSEISFGFIYLVRLALIPLSNYAQDSPQDYVNAHNGVRSEVGVAPITWNDTVAAYARNYAYQRIEDCTAEYSDGPYGENLANWSGSGNLSGKDIINMWASERFFYDYDSNSCTRTKCDNSSHMYIMPCRKGNCGNYTQIVWQDSHHLGCAKATCKDGGHVFYCNYDPPGNLAGQRPYDNNPPAARPAPVPEAEAPQPDSPSRSISPNPQALTPNSPSVPPHNTEDETLIVILIVVASVVIVGLVVIWIILRWKRKLHKKEHVFVVSFGDEFEDGTGPKKFSYRELADATNNFGEKLKLGEGGFGMVYKGFLKNMNIFVAVKKISRQSKQGSKEYKTEVNIISRLRHRNTVKLIGWSHEKELILVYEFMPNGSLDSHLFKGKSVLPWMVRYKIVQDVASALLYLHEEGDHCVLHRDIKSSNIMLDSDFKAKLGDFGLARLVEHAKGSKTTGFAGTVGYMAPECLTALSTASKQSDIYSFGVVVLEVACGRRSIEHNCEEDQISLVPWVWESYGNRRILDNADSKLCMNFHPEQMECLMIVGLWCAHPDRNLRPSVRQVIQVLNFELPLPELPTKMPVPRYDMPTAPIASSSNQPSQSLTILR